Proteins from a genomic interval of Paenibacillus sp. RC334:
- a CDS encoding SAVED domain-containing protein, which produces MAKDQSEGQVKEVTRHIKKEVERELWARSAGRCEFQGCNNLLYKSPITQERVNISEKAHIYSFSESGPRGWGPFKKNPEELNSIDNLMLMCNGCHTTIDQDKKGPKYSASLLQQWKQNHEYRVLTVTGIASNRKSHVVFYGSNIGEQRSVIQKSDAIEAMFPERYPAEERPITMSMACSHQDKSPEFWVTECNHLEKMFSREVNRRIEDELTSAHFSVFALAPMPLLIKLGTLFTDKIDVDTYQPIREPKTWKWQDFPDGFEFIIKEPSSYNNPPVLVISLSDKISFDRIHKVLGRDVCVWELTVADKFIGNDTIRAKAQLSLMRTIIRKLMIKIKEKHGFETPLSIFPAMAVSLAIEMGRARMQKADMPWIIFDQNSDVGSFIEALKIGGV; this is translated from the coding sequence GTGGCGAAAGATCAATCAGAAGGTCAAGTAAAAGAAGTTACTAGACATATCAAAAAAGAAGTTGAACGGGAATTGTGGGCAAGATCCGCTGGCAGATGTGAGTTTCAAGGGTGTAATAATTTGTTATATAAGTCTCCAATTACTCAGGAGAGAGTAAACATTTCAGAGAAAGCACATATATATTCATTCTCAGAATCTGGTCCTAGAGGCTGGGGACCATTTAAGAAAAATCCTGAGGAATTGAACAGTATAGATAACTTGATGCTAATGTGCAATGGATGTCATACAACCATTGATCAGGATAAGAAGGGACCAAAGTATTCAGCGAGTTTATTGCAACAATGGAAACAAAATCACGAATATAGAGTTTTGACTGTAACAGGAATTGCTTCTAACAGAAAATCACATGTTGTTTTTTATGGTAGTAATATCGGTGAACAAAGGTCAGTTATTCAGAAATCAGATGCAATTGAAGCGATGTTTCCCGAACGTTACCCCGCTGAGGAAAGACCTATTACTATGTCAATGGCATGTTCCCATCAAGATAAATCGCCAGAATTTTGGGTTACTGAATGTAACCACTTGGAAAAAATGTTTTCTAGAGAAGTGAATCGTCGGATTGAAGATGAGCTCACTTCTGCCCACTTCTCTGTATTTGCTCTTGCCCCAATGCCATTGCTAATTAAATTAGGCACATTATTTACAGATAAAATTGATGTTGATACTTATCAGCCAATAAGGGAGCCTAAAACCTGGAAGTGGCAGGATTTCCCCGACGGATTTGAATTTATTATTAAGGAACCGTCTTCATATAATAATCCTCCTGTACTAGTTATCTCACTGTCAGATAAAATATCATTCGATAGAATTCATAAAGTACTGGGCAGAGATGTATGTGTCTGGGAACTGACAGTAGCGGACAAGTTTATAGGCAACGATACTATTCGTGCAAAAGCACAGTTGTCTTTAATGAGAACTATAATACGAAAATTGATGATTAAGATAAAGGAAAAACATGGTTTTGAAACACCACTAAGCATATTTCCTGCCATGGCTGTTTCGTTAGCGATTGAAATGGGAAGAGCAAGAATGCAAAAAGCAGATATGCCCTGGATAATTTTCGATCAAAATAGTGATGTTGGTTCTTTTATTGAAGCATTGAAAATTGGAGGGGTGTAA
- a CDS encoding nucleotidyltransferase yields the protein MITREQKELILKEMIESLDLPESAYDRAIKRYEDLGEWFNRDESSLKDNEVHIFPQGSFMLGTTIRPLNEEEEYDLDLACKLRARVTKRSHSQESLKKLIGHELEAYRKARNIKEELITKHRCWRLEYQDDISFHMDIVPCIPEEDTEQKILLESMVNSGLDRIVAQRASQFSVAITDDRHQSYNKICDDWNISNPEGYGKWFEHRMKSTDEQILMEKAQVDRVPAHSRKTPLQRCIQILKRHRDKLFGDNESKPISIIITTLAARAYNGEKDLVTALNNILATMANHINANTPRVPNPVNPAEDFADRWNMPECQHLNLEQNFKSWLYQAQIDLTHITSTSDTTFIAEQAQLKFALNINEDKLAKSMGVNKELMATVSSKQHIINDPPKPWINGV from the coding sequence ATGATCACAAGAGAGCAGAAAGAACTCATTCTTAAAGAAATGATAGAATCGTTGGATTTACCCGAATCAGCCTATGACCGAGCGATTAAGCGTTACGAAGACTTAGGTGAATGGTTTAACCGAGATGAATCGTCATTAAAGGACAATGAGGTACATATCTTCCCTCAAGGTTCATTTATGTTAGGAACAACAATAAGACCTTTAAATGAAGAGGAAGAGTATGATTTGGATTTGGCATGTAAACTTAGGGCTAGGGTTACAAAACGATCCCATTCTCAGGAATCACTAAAAAAACTCATTGGTCACGAACTGGAAGCTTACAGAAAAGCCCGTAATATTAAGGAAGAGCTAATTACTAAACACCGTTGTTGGAGATTGGAATATCAAGATGATATCAGCTTTCATATGGATATTGTACCGTGTATTCCAGAAGAAGATACTGAGCAGAAAATTCTTTTGGAATCAATGGTAAACTCCGGTCTTGACCGAATAGTGGCACAACGTGCATCACAGTTTTCTGTAGCAATAACCGATGATAGACATCAAAGTTACAATAAAATATGCGATGACTGGAATATTAGTAATCCAGAAGGATATGGAAAATGGTTTGAGCATCGTATGAAAAGCACTGATGAACAAATTCTCATGGAGAAAGCACAAGTAGATCGGGTTCCTGCTCATAGCCGCAAAACCCCACTCCAACGTTGTATTCAAATATTAAAGCGACATCGTGATAAATTGTTTGGTGATAACGAATCAAAGCCTATTTCTATTATAATTACCACCCTTGCAGCAAGAGCGTATAATGGTGAAAAGGATTTAGTGACAGCACTTAACAATATTTTAGCAACAATGGCTAATCATATTAATGCAAATACTCCTAGAGTGCCCAATCCTGTGAATCCCGCAGAAGATTTTGCTGATCGTTGGAATATGCCGGAATGTCAACATTTAAATCTAGAACAGAATTTCAAAAGTTGGCTCTATCAAGCACAAATTGATTTGACACATATAACATCCACAAGTGATACTACTTTTATTGCAGAACAAGCTCAACTAAAATTCGCGCTTAATATTAATGAAGATAAATTGGCAAAAAGTATGGGAGTAAACAAGGAGTTAATGGCAACAGTTTCTTCAAAGCAACATATAATCAACGATCCGCCTAAGCCTTGGATTAACGGTGTATAG
- a CDS encoding restriction endonuclease translates to MARTYYAEGRQVAYVLRGLFIIVGLTIYFNIPGLHWGYLFGILLGSVILGEIFGTMWTRKRRQKKKAEKTSGSRNTARSRITSTNSGVRKANAKTTSKKLTDAQILQADIEILSGTDFERLMELYYIDQGYSVQRVGGSGDHEVDLILKGKEGYKIAVQCKRWKRDVGNDIVLRLKAGKQVHGCYDAWIVTTSNFTKAAKEAADRLNIKLINGVALADRLKRWKK, encoded by the coding sequence TTGGCAAGAACGTATTATGCAGAAGGCAGACAGGTTGCTTATGTATTGAGAGGGCTATTTATTATAGTCGGACTTACTATTTATTTTAATATACCTGGTCTACACTGGGGATACCTTTTTGGTATCTTACTTGGCTCTGTGATTCTGGGAGAAATTTTTGGAACAATGTGGACACGAAAGCGACGACAGAAAAAGAAAGCGGAGAAGACTAGTGGCTCAAGGAATACCGCTAGGAGCAGAATTACTAGCACGAACAGTGGGGTACGCAAGGCTAATGCGAAAACAACGAGTAAAAAGCTGACTGATGCACAGATTCTCCAAGCTGATATAGAGATACTATCAGGGACAGATTTTGAGCGATTAATGGAGCTTTATTATATAGATCAAGGTTACTCAGTACAACGAGTTGGCGGGTCAGGTGATCATGAAGTTGATTTGATCTTGAAAGGCAAGGAAGGCTATAAAATTGCAGTTCAGTGCAAACGTTGGAAACGTGATGTCGGGAATGATATTGTACTCCGGCTCAAGGCTGGGAAGCAGGTACATGGTTGCTATGATGCTTGGATTGTGACGACGAGTAATTTTACCAAGGCTGCTAAAGAGGCGGCAGATAGGTTGAACATTAAATTGATTAATGGTGTGGCGTTGGCTGATAGGCTAAAGAGGTGGAAAAAATGA